The window TCGGGCCGATGCCGTGGACGCCCTCGTTGAAGTCCGTCCCGATCAGGATGGCCGCGTCGATCAGTTGTTCGAGGGTGAGGTCGTGGGTGGCGAGAGTTGCTGCGAGATCCATCAGTTCGGGATCGCCCTTGCTCGTGAGCTGTCGGAGCGTGTAGGGCGCGCCAAAGAGGAGCGCGTCGTAGTCCTCCGAGCCGACGTAGTCGACATCCCCTCGTCGGGCCATGTGTGCCGCCTGCGCTTCACCCTCTGCGGGTGCCTCGACGATCGGCACGTCGAGCAGCCGAAAGAGTTCCCGGCTGGTCTCCTGGATCGTCGGCGTCAGCCGCTGAGTTCGTGATTCGAGTTGGGCAATTGCAACCGCATCCCCCTCCTCGCGCGCGCGCTCGAGCTGTGCCTCGTAGCTCTCGCGTTGTTCGCGGCGCGATTCGATTTCGTCTGCTTTCAGCTCCGAGGGGCCGCCGTCGAAGACCATCACGGGGACGATGTCGTGTTCGAAGAACTTGGGGAGTCCCTGGATGATCCCGATCAGGTTGGCGACCTCCGTCCCGTCCGCGGTCGTGTACTTCTCGCTCGAGGTCCACTTGACCGTCGTGGTCAGATACCGGTAGAGCCAGTTGTGGGTGTCGACGGCGACGACGCCCTCGACGTCGTCGAACGGCACGTCCTCGATGACGGCGATGTCGCGTAAGGCTGCGTTTCCCATTGGGTCGTCTTTCGCAGGAGAGGGATTTGAAACGTTCCCTCCTCGGTGGCGCTTGGGCCGCTTGGCCTGGGTGTGCTATGGCCGTTCGCTCTCGCTGACGCTCTCGTCTCCGGCTAACTCGTATTAACGTCGTACGGCCGCCCGGGTGGCCCGTCCTCGAGTCGCCGCTCCAGAAACGATCGTTCGCCGTCGGTGAGGTCGCGTTCTGCAAATCGCTCGAGGCCGCGCCGATAGATCCCTTCTGCTGACTCGCTGGGGTAGGCGAGGACGAGTTCGGCGAGGCCGGTCGTCTCCCCGGTGAAACCGAATCCGG of the Natronosalvus vescus genome contains:
- the fen gene encoding flap endonuclease-1 produces the protein MGNAALRDIAVIEDVPFDDVEGVVAVDTHNWLYRYLTTTVKWTSSEKYTTADGTEVANLIGIIQGLPKFFEHDIVPVMVFDGGPSELKADEIESRREQRESYEAQLERAREEGDAVAIAQLESRTQRLTPTIQETSRELFRLLDVPIVEAPAEGEAQAAHMARRGDVDYVGSEDYDALLFGAPYTLRQLTSKGDPELMDLAATLATHDLTLEQLIDAAILIGTDFNEGVHGIGPKTALSAIAEHGDLWSVLEARGEHVEHADRVRQLFRNPNVTDDYEYETTMEPDLEAARAYVVDEWGVDEGEVERGFERIEASVVQTGLDKWT